One genomic window of Halogeometricum sp. S3BR5-2 includes the following:
- a CDS encoding methyl-accepting chemotaxis protein: MSTPTSEAWLPSPRQWVRKGRDVVRYIPRGDSIPEESWRARHRNIVLILAAHVPFLFALGSYTGTEPYVTGATFTAVPEAHLFAGVGAIVALTLLSALPVLPRRIRTAVVSVGLMTSSAVLVYFSGGFIEAHFHFFVVVGIIAVYEDWLPFATGVGYVAVEHAAFGMSYPEVVYNHPDAVARPMGWALVHATFLLALSAALVANWFSIERSREETRAQIRNVRDSEEARAEVERLNERLLLRADELADAMDAVSAGDFTAEGPAETDIEAIAEIGDAFDGMRRELSSTVVDIRAFASTVEGTTRSVYEDAETLERTQRDQATDTREFATDIREQAETLESATDELTTLSATIEEIAANADQVSQEAGHAADAAEGGTQTAEEAVEAMGQIERSVDELAELVESLDRRMDGVAESTDLIEDVAEQTNMLALNANIEAARADEAGAGFAVVAEEVKTLADETRDHSSSIEETVARTVADVARVQEEMARTRACIGDGKATMADAGDAFAALSETVEGVDASVETVAAATDDGARSTEEVVGAIERVAERSRTIAERSESLADRAESGVATISEVRSRLDRLTEQTADLKRRLDAFTCETETGTGTESGIETRTGATRAGRTATPSGSP; encoded by the coding sequence ATGTCCACTCCGACATCGGAAGCGTGGCTTCCGTCGCCGAGGCAGTGGGTGCGTAAGGGGAGAGACGTTGTTAGATACATCCCGCGGGGGGACTCCATCCCGGAGGAGTCCTGGCGCGCCCGTCACCGGAACATCGTACTGATACTCGCGGCGCACGTGCCCTTCCTCTTCGCGCTGGGAAGCTACACCGGGACCGAACCCTACGTCACGGGTGCGACGTTCACGGCCGTCCCGGAGGCGCACCTCTTCGCGGGCGTCGGCGCCATCGTCGCGCTGACGCTCCTGTCGGCGCTGCCGGTGCTCCCGCGGCGCATCCGCACCGCGGTGGTGTCCGTCGGACTGATGACGTCGTCGGCGGTGCTCGTGTACTTCTCGGGGGGGTTCATCGAGGCGCACTTCCACTTCTTCGTCGTCGTCGGTATCATCGCGGTGTACGAGGACTGGCTTCCGTTCGCGACGGGCGTCGGCTACGTCGCCGTCGAGCACGCCGCCTTCGGCATGTCGTATCCGGAAGTCGTCTACAACCACCCCGACGCGGTCGCCCGACCGATGGGCTGGGCGCTCGTCCACGCGACGTTCCTCCTCGCCCTGTCGGCGGCGCTGGTGGCGAACTGGTTCTCCATCGAGCGCTCCCGCGAGGAGACCAGAGCGCAGATTCGGAACGTCCGGGACAGCGAGGAGGCGCGGGCGGAGGTGGAGCGACTGAACGAGCGACTGCTGCTGCGCGCGGACGAACTCGCGGACGCGATGGACGCCGTCTCCGCGGGCGACTTCACCGCCGAGGGACCCGCCGAGACGGACATCGAGGCCATCGCGGAAATCGGCGACGCGTTCGACGGGATGCGGCGGGAACTCTCGTCGACGGTCGTCGACATCCGGGCGTTCGCCTCGACGGTCGAGGGGACGACCCGGTCGGTGTACGAGGACGCCGAGACGCTCGAACGGACGCAACGAGACCAGGCGACCGACACCCGCGAGTTCGCGACAGACATCCGCGAGCAGGCGGAGACGCTCGAATCCGCGACCGACGAACTCACCACCCTGTCGGCGACCATCGAGGAGATAGCCGCGAACGCCGACCAGGTCTCTCAGGAGGCCGGTCACGCGGCCGACGCCGCCGAGGGAGGGACGCAGACCGCCGAAGAGGCCGTCGAGGCCATGGGACAGATCGAACGGAGCGTCGACGAACTCGCGGAGTTGGTCGAGTCGCTCGACCGGCGGATGGACGGCGTCGCGGAGAGCACCGACCTCATCGAGGACGTCGCCGAGCAGACGAACATGCTGGCGCTGAACGCCAACATCGAGGCGGCCCGCGCCGACGAGGCGGGCGCCGGGTTCGCCGTCGTCGCCGAGGAGGTCAAGACCCTCGCCGACGAGACGCGCGACCACTCGTCGTCCATCGAGGAGACCGTCGCCCGAACGGTGGCGGACGTCGCGCGCGTGCAGGAGGAGATGGCTCGGACCAGAGCCTGCATCGGGGACGGGAAGGCGACCATGGCCGACGCGGGCGACGCGTTCGCGGCGCTCTCGGAGACGGTCGAGGGCGTCGACGCGTCGGTGGAGACGGTCGCCGCGGCGACCGACGACGGCGCCCGGTCGACCGAGGAAGTCGTCGGAGCCATCGAACGCGTGGCCGAGCGCTCCCGGACCATCGCCGAACGGAGCGAGTCGCTCGCGGACCGGGCCGAGAGCGGGGTGGCGACCATCTCGGAGGTCCGGTCGCGGCTCGACCGCCTGACCGAACAGACGGCGGACCTAAAGCGTCGACTCGACGCGTTCACCTGCGAGACGGAAACGGGGACCGGGACCGAGTCGGGAATCGAAACCCGGACCGGAGCGACCAGGGCGGGCCGAACGGCGACTCCCAGCGGGTCGCCCTGA
- a CDS encoding type 1 glutamine amidotransferase gives MILVVDNAVEGGHMAGEVARLLPGDDAEMHGYPNGTSDPSLDGVDGVVLGGSGCGVYDEPDQPWIGRQKRFVETVVAEEIPLLGICFGHQLVNAALGGTVVDSGEFRNRLVEASLADIPLFEGVEPVVPVLHSDLVTDPGEGMETVGATDYNDHFATRHREHPVWTVQYHPEFTPAIRPEYDAVWENGERSFDESTATRTLANFARFCREEKTA, from the coding sequence GTGATACTGGTAGTGGACAACGCGGTGGAGGGCGGGCACATGGCCGGCGAAGTCGCCCGCCTCCTCCCGGGCGACGACGCGGAGATGCACGGCTACCCGAACGGGACGTCGGACCCGTCACTCGACGGCGTCGACGGCGTCGTCCTCGGCGGAAGCGGGTGCGGCGTCTACGACGAACCCGACCAGCCGTGGATCGGGAGACAGAAGCGGTTCGTGGAGACGGTCGTAGCGGAGGAAATCCCGCTCCTCGGCATCTGCTTCGGACACCAACTCGTGAACGCGGCCCTCGGCGGGACCGTCGTCGATAGCGGGGAGTTCCGAAACCGACTCGTGGAGGCGTCGCTCGCCGACATCCCGCTGTTCGAGGGGGTCGAACCCGTGGTTCCCGTCCTCCACTCGGACCTCGTGACCGACCCCGGCGAAGGGATGGAGACCGTCGGCGCGACAGACTACAACGACCACTTCGCCACGCGCCACCGCGAGCATCCGGTGTGGACCGTCCAGTACCACCCTGAGTTCACGCCCGCCATCCGGCCGGAGTACGACGCCGTCTGGGAGAACGGCGAGCGCTCGTTCGACGAGTCGACGGCGACGCGGACGCTGGCGAACTTCGCGCGGTTCTGTCGGGAAGAAAAGACGGCGTGA
- a CDS encoding DMT family transporter, whose product MDRDRLLAAAPLLAAALWGGMYVVSKWGFREVPPLTLVFLRVALGAGALYAVVRLTTPERSFSRRDWRRLAGLAAWLTAALSTQFVGTDLTNASQGALLTVLTPVFMVALGVTALDERLSRRKLLGTALALVGTLVVLAGRYDPTAVAGGGLAGVGLLLFSAFAFAGFSVFGKPLIERYSALETVTYATLLSVPMFGALVPLEWFLDPGAFASVAVTPTLVAAVLYLGLLSTAAAWYCWYKGMEYADASSVAVFFFAQPVVGVLLGAVVLGERVGVEILIGGALLVAGVYVVNRAGESGDAGGAEEADAGAEASRTRPARSE is encoded by the coding sequence ATGGACCGAGACCGGTTACTGGCGGCCGCGCCGCTCCTCGCGGCGGCCCTCTGGGGCGGGATGTACGTGGTCAGCAAGTGGGGGTTCCGCGAGGTTCCGCCGCTCACGCTCGTCTTCCTTCGCGTCGCACTCGGCGCCGGAGCGCTCTACGCGGTCGTTCGGCTCACCACCCCGGAGCGGTCGTTCTCCCGGCGGGACTGGCGACGGCTCGCCGGACTCGCGGCGTGGCTCACGGCGGCGCTCTCGACGCAGTTCGTCGGGACGGACCTGACGAACGCGAGTCAGGGGGCGCTGCTGACGGTGCTGACCCCCGTGTTCATGGTCGCTCTCGGGGTGACCGCCCTCGACGAACGCCTCTCGCGGCGGAAGCTGCTCGGAACCGCGCTCGCTCTGGTCGGAACGCTCGTCGTCCTCGCCGGCCGGTACGACCCGACCGCCGTCGCCGGCGGCGGACTCGCCGGCGTCGGCCTGCTGCTGTTCTCGGCGTTCGCCTTCGCCGGCTTCTCCGTGTTCGGAAAGCCTCTCATCGAGCGCTACTCCGCGCTGGAGACGGTGACGTACGCGACGCTCCTGTCGGTCCCCATGTTCGGCGCCCTGGTCCCGTTGGAGTGGTTTCTCGACCCGGGCGCCTTCGCCTCCGTCGCGGTGACCCCGACGCTCGTCGCCGCGGTTCTCTACCTCGGACTGCTGAGCACGGCGGCGGCGTGGTACTGCTGGTACAAGGGGATGGAGTACGCCGACGCGAGTTCGGTCGCCGTGTTCTTCTTCGCCCAACCCGTCGTCGGCGTCCTGCTGGGGGCCGTCGTCCTCGGCGAACGCGTCGGCGTCGAGATTCTCATCGGCGGAGCGCTCCTCGTCGCCGGCGTCTACGTCGTGAACCGCGCCGGGGAGTCCGGGGACGCGGGCGGGGCGGAGGAGGCGGACGCGGGGGCAGAGGCGTCACGAACGCGGCCCGCGCGCTCCGAGTAG
- a CDS encoding NAD(P)-dependent oxidoreductase: MKVLLLGASGRIGRRIASELLDRGHAVTGVSRGGTVEEIDDPAFTSLAGDATDADALTKLLAGHDAVASALGPSGEESPDALVAMMTAVVEAMRRASVDRLVWTGGAGILRVGPETRLVDSEEFPEEWKPVARAAVEAYDVLEAAEDLRWTYLAPAALIEPGERTGEYRTATGELVADEEGDSRISMEDFAVAFVDELESGEGVHAKLGVGY; the protein is encoded by the coding sequence GTGAAGGTACTCTTGCTCGGCGCGAGCGGACGAATCGGACGGCGAATCGCGAGCGAACTCCTCGACCGCGGGCACGCGGTGACCGGCGTCTCCCGCGGCGGGACCGTCGAGGAAATCGACGACCCTGCGTTCACCTCCCTCGCGGGCGACGCCACCGACGCGGACGCTCTGACGAAACTCCTCGCGGGACACGACGCGGTGGCCTCCGCGCTCGGTCCGAGCGGCGAGGAGTCGCCGGACGCCCTCGTCGCGATGATGACGGCGGTGGTCGAGGCGATGCGCCGGGCGTCGGTCGACCGACTCGTCTGGACCGGCGGCGCCGGCATCCTGCGGGTCGGCCCGGAGACGCGACTCGTCGACAGCGAGGAGTTCCCCGAGGAGTGGAAGCCGGTCGCCCGCGCCGCCGTCGAGGCGTACGACGTCCTCGAAGCGGCCGAGGACCTGCGGTGGACGTACCTCGCGCCCGCCGCCCTCATCGAACCCGGCGAGCGGACCGGCGAGTACCGGACGGCGACGGGCGAACTCGTCGCCGACGAGGAGGGCGACAGCCGCATCTCGATGGAGGACTTCGCCGTGGCGTTCGTCGACGAACTGGAGTCGGGCGAGGGGGTCCACGCGAAACTCGGGGTCGGCTACTGA
- a CDS encoding VOC family protein, with the protein MTRTPLVPDAARIGRTALTVADIAATTAFYRDVVGLSVLTETEERATLGVDGTALLVLRRDDDAPPRNDDEAGLFHTAFRVPSRAALGAALERVRDRSEPSGASDHDVSEALYLSDPEGNGVEIYADRPRAEWPRDEDGTINMGTAPLDLDDLLSASDGAAAAPSGTTVGHIHLEATSLPASRSFYADTLGLGVQSESPSALFLAAGDYHHHLGVNVWNGRTRPAGGRGVAWFEFLLPDGDALTAVRRGLAAAGVSVAERDDGFEVTDPSGVAVRFRAE; encoded by the coding sequence ATGACACGAACCCCCCTCGTTCCCGACGCCGCGCGAATCGGTCGAACCGCGCTGACCGTGGCCGACATAGCGGCGACGACGGCGTTCTACCGCGACGTCGTCGGCCTGTCGGTGCTGACGGAGACGGAGGAGAGGGCGACGCTGGGCGTCGACGGGACGGCGCTGCTCGTCCTGCGGCGGGACGACGACGCCCCGCCCCGAAACGACGACGAAGCCGGACTGTTCCACACCGCGTTCAGAGTCCCCTCCCGCGCCGCGTTGGGCGCCGCGCTCGAACGGGTCCGCGACCGGTCGGAACCGAGCGGGGCCTCCGACCACGACGTGAGCGAGGCGCTCTACCTCTCGGACCCGGAGGGCAACGGCGTCGAGATCTACGCCGACCGGCCGCGGGCGGAGTGGCCCCGGGACGAGGACGGGACGATAAACATGGGAACGGCCCCGCTGGACCTCGACGACCTCCTCTCGGCGTCGGACGGCGCCGCGGCCGCCCCGTCCGGGACGACGGTGGGGCACATCCACTTAGAGGCGACGTCGCTGCCGGCGTCGCGGTCGTTCTACGCGGACACGCTCGGTCTGGGGGTGCAGTCAGAGTCGCCCTCGGCGCTGTTCCTCGCGGCGGGCGACTACCACCACCACCTCGGCGTGAACGTCTGGAACGGGCGGACGCGGCCGGCGGGCGGGCGCGGCGTGGCGTGGTTCGAGTTCCTCCTCCCCGACGGGGACGCGCTGACGGCGGTCCGGCGGGGACTCGCGGCAGCGGGCGTTTCGGTCGCCGAACGCGACGACGGGTTCGAGGTGACCGACCCGAGCGGAGTCGCCGTTCGGTTCCGCGCCGAATAG
- a CDS encoding glucose 1-dehydrogenase, translated as MNGISGKVALVTGAGSGIGRATAVAFGEAGATVAAADVDEAAATETARLVEEAGGEAAAFHVDVSDEDSVAALVESVVDRFGGLDFAHNNAGIEGEGGPVAEQTLENWDRVIDVNLRGVFLGMKHEIPRIRERGGGAIVNTASVAGLVGAAGLSPYYASKHGVVGLTKSAAAEVAEDGIRVNAVCPGVVDTPMVGRFTEGNEEAMTALVEPQAMKRPADPAEIAAAVVWLCADDSSFVTGVPLPVDGGYVAQ; from the coding sequence ATGAACGGAATAAGCGGCAAAGTCGCACTCGTAACGGGTGCGGGGTCGGGTATCGGACGGGCGACAGCGGTGGCCTTCGGCGAGGCGGGGGCGACGGTGGCCGCCGCGGACGTCGACGAGGCGGCGGCGACGGAGACGGCGCGACTGGTCGAGGAGGCCGGCGGGGAGGCGGCGGCGTTCCACGTCGACGTGAGCGACGAGGACAGCGTCGCGGCGCTGGTAGAGTCGGTCGTGGACCGCTTCGGCGGTCTGGACTTCGCGCACAACAACGCGGGCATCGAGGGCGAGGGCGGTCCGGTGGCCGAGCAGACCCTCGAAAACTGGGACCGCGTCATCGACGTGAACCTCCGCGGGGTGTTCCTCGGCATGAAACACGAGATTCCGAGAATCCGCGAACGCGGCGGCGGCGCCATCGTGAACACGGCGTCCGTCGCGGGCCTCGTCGGCGCCGCCGGTCTCTCGCCGTACTACGCGTCGAAACACGGCGTCGTCGGCCTGACGAAGTCCGCCGCGGCCGAGGTGGCCGAGGACGGTATCCGCGTCAACGCCGTCTGCCCCGGCGTCGTCGACACGCCGATGGTCGGGCGCTTCACCGAGGGGAACGAGGAGGCGATGACCGCGCTGGTCGAACCGCAGGCGATGAAGCGGCCCGCGGACCCGGCCGAAATCGCGGCGGCGGTGGTGTGGCTCTGCGCCGACGACTCCTCGTTCGTCACCGGCGTCCCCCTCCCCGTCGACGGCGGCTACGTGGCGCAGTGA